One window of Gemmatimonadaceae bacterium genomic DNA carries:
- a CDS encoding calcium-binding protein, with product MPKQDTDRERRIIEEIVVDAYGAEERAMSWYNYLHEQLRFPFTATCIAKRSISPLRVNDEIDVIRMPAEDVCAHEIFVTIRWEKRSLAVPLAQLKPIPATDSQTTRAVADWHYWVRMRYEF from the coding sequence ATGCCAAAACAGGACACAGATCGCGAACGCCGAATAATCGAGGAGATCGTCGTTGACGCTTATGGCGCCGAGGAACGGGCGATGAGTTGGTACAATTACCTCCACGAGCAGCTCCGCTTTCCGTTCACCGCGACCTGTATCGCTAAGCGGTCAATCTCTCCGCTCCGGGTGAACGACGAAATCGATGTCATTCGGATGCCCGCCGAGGATGTCTGTGCGCACGAGATATTTGTTACGATCCGGTGGGAGAAGAGGAGTCTGGCGGTGCCGCTGGCTCAACTCAAGCCCATCCCTGCCACCGATTCCCAGACAACCCGGGCGGTCGCGGATTGGCACTATTGGGTCCGGATGCGATACGAATTCTGA
- a CDS encoding BrnT family toxin, whose amino-acid sequence MWSAIPDPDHSSNENRYLLIGMSRRRHLLIVAHAERGDNIRIINARLANRRERKVYEEEFQTVSREEVNV is encoded by the coding sequence ATGTGGTCAGCGATCCCCGACCCCGATCACTCCTCAAACGAAAATCGGTATCTGCTGATCGGGATGTCGCGGCGAAGACATCTGTTGATCGTCGCCCATGCCGAGCGTGGCGACAATATCCGAATCATCAACGCTCGGCTCGCCAACCGTCGAGAACGGAAAGTGTATGAAGAAGAGTTCCAGACCGTCTCGCGCGAAGAAGTCAACGTCTGA
- the metH gene encoding methionine synthase — MTARPTDSPYLKLLENRVLIYDGAMGTSIQRFNLTPEDFGGKSLEGCNDNLVLTRPDVIQAIHESFLAVGCDVVETCTFQSTPRRLEEWGLGDKVREINIAAATIARAAADNYSTPEKPRFVAASMGPTGMLPSSSDPALGNITFEELSRNFHDQAQYLIEGGVDLLLIETSQDILEVKAAVAGIEQLFAELGRRIPIQAQVTLDVSGRMLLGTDIASAMTTLESLGVDVIGLNCSTGPEHMREPLRYLSENATLPLSVIPNAGLPINTGVGEAVYPLEPAPMAEALAEFVKDFGVRIVGGCCGTTPAHLDAVVKAVHAVESAATAGPQAEVGRNGKRTGHHHVPRVSSAMRAITLHQDPPPLLVGERVNSQGSRKVKRLLLADDYEGILEVARDQVDSGAHVLDVCVALTERADEAEQMSKVVKLLSMSVETPLVIDSTEADVVEAALEHIPGRGIVNSINMENGRKRIEAIVPLVKKHGAAVIALTIDEVGMAKTRERKLEVAKAIYHIVVDEYGLAPEDIIYDCLTFTLATGDAEWIDSAHETIEGIRLIKRELPGVSTILGVSNVSFGLTVEARSVLNSVFLHHCVTAGLDAAIVNPAHITPYAEISEEQRVLANDLVFNTRADALQHFIEYFGEHRGTDGTDVTEKADPTAGMTAEERIHWMVLHRKKDGIEEQLDAAGVRENPVRVLNEVLLPAMKEVGDKFGAGELILPFVLQSAEVMKKAVKHLEQFLEKAEGYTKGKVVLATVYGDVHDIGKSLVNTILSNNGYTVYDLGKQVPVNTILEKAIEVEADAIGLSALLVSTSKQMPLCVKELDKRGMKIPVMIGGAAINRRFGRRAMFVEDERDYAPGVFYCKDAFEGLETMDKLQDPERRDKFVAKNLDDAKNDVFLHTSVGKDIAAGDDAGVRSDVAANNPVPAPPFWGTRVLRDIPVDEVYDLLDLDELYRLQWGARGSGPQYDATVKNEFEPVLARLKKDAAEKGWVRPEAVYGYFPAQSQGNDVIIYDPAAYSSDGGSLREIARFHFPRMVGRERLCLADYIRSVESGDVDVIPLQIVTVGKEATLHFEKLQGNHEYTEAFYSHGLSVETAEATAEWLHRRIKSELGIEGAHKFSEGEAARGGKRYSWGYGACPDLDDHATVFKLLPAKEALGMDLTESFQLLPEQSTAAIIIHHPEAKYYAVRGNAGEPGKTGEISLAEAGTAT, encoded by the coding sequence ATGACCGCTCGACCAACTGACTCGCCCTACCTCAAGCTCCTCGAGAACCGCGTCCTCATCTACGACGGCGCCATGGGGACGAGCATCCAGCGCTTCAACCTCACCCCCGAAGACTTTGGCGGCAAATCCCTCGAAGGCTGCAACGACAACCTGGTCCTCACCCGACCCGACGTCATCCAGGCAATCCACGAGTCGTTCCTCGCGGTCGGTTGCGATGTGGTCGAGACATGTACCTTCCAGTCCACTCCCCGCCGTCTGGAAGAATGGGGACTCGGTGACAAGGTTCGAGAGATCAACATCGCGGCAGCAACAATCGCCCGCGCCGCAGCCGATAACTACAGCACTCCCGAAAAACCCCGCTTCGTTGCCGCCTCGATGGGCCCGACAGGCATGCTGCCCTCGAGCTCCGACCCCGCCCTCGGCAACATCACATTCGAAGAACTCTCGCGGAATTTCCACGACCAGGCCCAATACCTCATAGAAGGCGGCGTTGACCTCCTTCTCATCGAGACGTCGCAGGACATCCTCGAGGTCAAAGCCGCGGTCGCGGGAATCGAGCAGCTCTTCGCTGAGCTCGGCCGCCGCATCCCGATCCAGGCTCAGGTCACGCTCGACGTGTCGGGCCGCATGCTGCTCGGTACGGACATCGCCAGCGCGATGACTACTCTGGAGTCGCTCGGCGTAGACGTCATTGGGCTCAACTGCTCGACGGGCCCGGAGCACATGCGCGAGCCGCTCCGCTACCTCTCCGAAAACGCGACACTCCCGCTATCGGTCATCCCGAACGCAGGACTCCCGATCAACACAGGGGTTGGCGAAGCGGTGTATCCGCTCGAGCCGGCGCCGATGGCAGAGGCGCTCGCGGAATTCGTGAAGGATTTCGGCGTGCGGATCGTCGGCGGATGCTGCGGAACGACACCGGCTCACCTCGACGCGGTGGTCAAGGCGGTGCACGCGGTGGAATCGGCCGCGACCGCCGGCCCCCAAGCCGAAGTTGGCCGGAACGGCAAGCGAACCGGACACCACCACGTCCCCCGCGTCAGCTCCGCAATGCGCGCGATCACCCTCCACCAGGACCCACCACCCCTCCTTGTCGGCGAGCGGGTCAATTCCCAGGGCTCACGCAAGGTGAAACGCCTCCTCCTGGCCGACGACTACGAGGGAATCCTCGAAGTCGCACGCGACCAGGTGGACTCGGGCGCCCACGTCCTCGACGTCTGTGTCGCCCTGACCGAACGGGCCGACGAAGCCGAGCAGATGTCGAAAGTGGTGAAGCTGCTCTCGATGTCGGTCGAGACGCCGCTGGTCATTGATTCGACGGAAGCCGACGTGGTCGAAGCCGCCCTCGAGCACATCCCGGGGCGCGGCATCGTCAACTCCATCAACATGGAGAACGGGCGCAAGCGCATCGAAGCGATCGTGCCCCTTGTCAAGAAGCACGGCGCCGCGGTCATCGCGCTCACGATTGACGAAGTCGGCATGGCCAAGACCCGCGAGCGGAAGCTGGAGGTCGCGAAGGCCATATACCATATAGTAGTGGACGAGTACGGACTCGCCCCGGAAGACATCATCTACGACTGCCTCACCTTCACGCTCGCCACGGGCGACGCTGAATGGATCGACTCGGCGCACGAGACGATCGAAGGCATCCGCCTCATCAAGCGCGAGCTCCCGGGCGTCTCAACGATACTCGGCGTATCCAACGTCAGCTTCGGCCTCACGGTCGAAGCCCGCTCGGTCCTGAATTCGGTGTTCCTCCACCACTGCGTCACTGCGGGTCTCGACGCGGCGATCGTCAACCCTGCCCACATCACGCCGTACGCGGAGATCTCGGAAGAGCAAAGAGTATTGGCCAACGACTTGGTCTTCAACACCCGCGCGGACGCCCTCCAGCACTTCATCGAGTACTTCGGGGAACACAGAGGCACAGATGGCACGGATGTCACAGAAAAGGCGGACCCTACCGCCGGGATGACGGCAGAAGAGCGCATTCACTGGATGGTTCTCCACCGGAAAAAAGACGGGATCGAGGAGCAGCTTGATGCGGCAGGGGTGAGGGAAAACCCTGTACGCGTTCTGAACGAAGTGCTTCTCCCCGCCATGAAGGAGGTCGGCGACAAGTTTGGCGCGGGCGAGCTGATACTTCCGTTCGTGCTGCAAAGCGCAGAAGTAATGAAAAAGGCGGTCAAGCACCTCGAGCAGTTTCTCGAAAAGGCCGAAGGCTACACAAAAGGCAAGGTCGTGCTCGCTACGGTTTACGGAGACGTGCACGACATCGGCAAATCGCTCGTCAACACGATCCTCTCCAACAACGGCTACACTGTCTACGACCTCGGCAAGCAGGTCCCGGTCAATACGATCCTCGAAAAGGCGATCGAGGTCGAAGCGGACGCGATCGGACTGAGCGCCCTGCTCGTCTCGACGTCGAAGCAGATGCCGCTGTGCGTGAAGGAGCTGGACAAGCGCGGGATGAAGATCCCGGTCATGATCGGCGGAGCGGCGATCAACCGGCGCTTCGGACGCCGCGCGATGTTCGTCGAGGACGAGCGCGACTACGCCCCGGGTGTGTTCTACTGCAAGGATGCATTCGAAGGCCTGGAGACGATGGACAAGCTCCAGGATCCGGAGCGGCGCGACAAGTTCGTCGCGAAGAATCTCGACGATGCGAAGAACGACGTCTTTCTTCACACCTCTGTCGGCAAGGACATCGCCGCCGGCGACGACGCAGGGGTGCGCAGCGACGTCGCGGCGAACAACCCGGTGCCGGCTCCGCCGTTCTGGGGAACGCGCGTGCTGCGCGACATCCCGGTTGACGAAGTGTACGATCTGCTCGACCTCGACGAGCTCTATCGCCTGCAATGGGGGGCGCGCGGGTCGGGCCCGCAGTACGATGCGACGGTGAAGAACGAGTTCGAGCCGGTGCTCGCGCGCCTCAAGAAGGACGCGGCGGAGAAGGGCTGGGTCAGGCCGGAAGCGGTTTACGGATACTTCCCCGCGCAGTCGCAGGGCAACGACGTGATCATCTACGATCCCGCCGCCTACTCGAGCGACGGCGGATCACTCCGGGAGATCGCGCGCTTCCACTTCCCGAGAATGGTGGGCAGAGAGCGCCTTTGCCTCGCCGACTACATCCGCTCGGTCGAATCAGGCGACGTGGATGTCATTCCCCTTCAGATCGTCACGGTAGGCAAGGAAGCGACGCTGCACTTCGAGAAACTCCAGGGCAACCACGAGTACACTGAAGCGTTCTACTCGCACGGCCTCTCGGTCGAAACGGCCGAAGCTACCGCGGAATGGCTGCACCGCCGCATCAAGAGCGAGCTCGGCATCGAAGGCGCACACAAGTTCAGCGAGGGCGAAGCTGCGCGAGGCGGCAAGCGCTACTCGTGGGGCTACGGCGCATGCCCGGACCTCGACGATCACGCCACTGTCTTCAAGCTCCTTCCCGCCAAGGAGGCGTTGGGCATGGATCTCACTGAGTCGTTCCAGCTTCTTCCCGAGCAGAGCACGGCTGCGATCATCATTCATCACCCTGAAGCCAAATATTACGCTGTAAGGGGGAACGCTGGTGAGCCCGGTAAGACCGGTGAGATCTCGCTCGCCGAGGCGGGGACGGCGACGTGA
- a CDS encoding bifunctional homocysteine S-methyltransferase/methylenetetrahydrofolate reductase, translating to MSDRQELLQRLLDPEQVVVFDGAMGTMLYSKGVFINQCYDELNLRAPELVREVHRAYVKAGAEVIETNTFGASRTKLTGYGLETQVHAINKAAATIAREEAGENVLVAGAIGPLGVRLEPYGPTSHEEARAIFAEQMRGLKDGGADLFILETFADLTEIEEGILAARDVDPNMPVIAQMTIGTDCLTPYGASAEDIAKSLDAFGADIIGLNCSVGPQIILDAIEKMARVTRKKLSAQPNAGMPREVQGRSMYMASPEYMATYAAHLVRAGAKVVGGCCGTTPEHIAAMVEGIRPLSPRHPRVIHRGRRASAETAEIPHDKPVEPIPFGERSKFAGKIARGKFVTSVEIVPPRGVDASKMLRDTKALKDAGVDAVNVPDGPRAQSRMGALLTSLLIEQRVGIEAVTHYCCRDRNLLGMLSDLLGASAIGLRNLLIITGDPPKMGPYPNATAVFDIDAIGLTNLVNNLNHGLDPGGNAIGAPTCFAIGVGVNPGAIDIEHELKRFTWKVEAGAEYAITQPVFDVEQLESFLAKLDGNRIPIIAGIWPLVSHRNAEFLANEVPGVTVPAHIIERMRKANEKSKEHGVQEGIAIAREMLDRVRPSVQGVQVSAPFGKVELALEVFRETLAATGT from the coding sequence GTGAGCGACCGCCAGGAGCTGCTTCAACGGCTGCTCGATCCGGAGCAGGTCGTCGTCTTCGACGGCGCGATGGGGACGATGCTCTATTCCAAGGGCGTCTTCATCAACCAGTGCTACGACGAGCTTAACCTCCGCGCGCCCGAGCTCGTGCGCGAAGTACACCGCGCATACGTGAAAGCCGGTGCCGAAGTCATCGAGACGAATACCTTCGGCGCAAGCCGTACCAAGCTCACGGGTTACGGACTCGAGACGCAGGTGCACGCGATCAACAAGGCGGCAGCGACGATCGCCCGCGAAGAAGCCGGCGAAAACGTCCTCGTCGCCGGCGCCATCGGCCCGCTCGGAGTCCGTCTCGAGCCGTACGGCCCGACGTCGCATGAGGAAGCGCGCGCCATATTCGCCGAGCAGATGCGGGGACTGAAGGACGGCGGCGCGGATCTCTTCATCCTCGAGACGTTCGCCGATCTCACCGAGATCGAGGAGGGTATTCTCGCCGCACGTGACGTTGATCCGAACATGCCCGTCATCGCCCAGATGACAATCGGCACGGACTGCCTCACGCCCTACGGCGCATCGGCCGAGGACATCGCGAAGTCGCTCGATGCATTCGGCGCGGACATCATCGGCCTGAACTGCTCGGTCGGGCCGCAGATCATTCTCGACGCGATCGAGAAGATGGCGAGAGTCACACGCAAGAAGCTGAGCGCGCAACCCAACGCTGGAATGCCGCGCGAGGTCCAGGGCCGCAGCATGTACATGGCGAGCCCGGAGTACATGGCGACCTATGCGGCGCATCTGGTCCGAGCCGGAGCGAAGGTCGTCGGCGGATGCTGTGGCACGACGCCCGAGCACATCGCCGCGATGGTCGAGGGAATCCGTCCGCTGTCCCCGAGGCATCCGCGGGTAATACACAGAGGCCGCAGAGCAAGTGCAGAGACCGCAGAGATTCCACACGACAAGCCGGTCGAGCCAATCCCGTTCGGCGAGAGATCGAAGTTCGCGGGCAAGATCGCACGCGGAAAGTTCGTCACGTCGGTCGAGATCGTCCCGCCGCGCGGTGTGGATGCGTCGAAGATGCTGCGCGATACAAAGGCGCTCAAGGACGCAGGCGTTGATGCCGTCAACGTTCCCGACGGCCCGAGAGCACAAAGCCGCATGGGCGCGCTGCTCACCAGTCTTCTCATCGAGCAGCGGGTCGGCATCGAGGCGGTCACGCACTACTGCTGCCGCGACCGCAATCTCCTCGGCATGCTCTCCGACCTGCTCGGCGCATCGGCGATCGGGCTGCGCAACCTGCTCATCATCACCGGCGACCCGCCGAAGATGGGCCCGTATCCCAACGCCACCGCGGTGTTCGACATTGATGCCATCGGCCTCACCAATCTCGTCAACAACCTGAACCACGGCCTCGATCCCGGCGGCAATGCCATCGGCGCACCGACGTGCTTCGCGATCGGAGTCGGCGTGAACCCCGGAGCGATTGACATCGAGCACGAGCTGAAGCGTTTCACCTGGAAAGTCGAAGCAGGCGCCGAGTACGCCATCACCCAGCCGGTGTTCGACGTCGAGCAGCTCGAGAGCTTCCTCGCGAAGCTCGACGGCAATCGCATTCCCATCATCGCGGGCATCTGGCCGCTCGTCTCGCATCGCAACGCCGAATTCCTCGCCAACGAGGTGCCCGGGGTCACGGTGCCGGCTCACATCATCGAGCGGATGCGGAAGGCGAACGAGAAGTCGAAGGAGCACGGCGTGCAGGAAGGCATCGCGATTGCGCGCGAGATGCTCGATCGCGTGCGGCCCTCAGTGCAGGGTGTGCAGGTCTCTGCGCCGTTCGGTAAGGTCGAGCTGGCGCTCGAGGTGTTCAGGGAAACGCTGGCGGCGACAGGCACATGA
- a CDS encoding protein kinase — translation MAGALDYAHRQRVVHRDIKPENIMLHEGEAMVMDFGIAKAVSVASGDTLTQMGMMVGTPAYVSPEQAAGEAEIDGRSDQYSLACMLFEILTGTKAFEGSSTQAVLSKRFTDPVPSLKKADLTVPDEIDEAVTRALSKEPRERFNTSGEFAFKGTTEDIRQVGKKLDVATVLEGSVRKAGMKLRINAQLVNVADGYQLWSQRYDRDMEDVFAIQDEIAQNIVKALRVILSEDEKRAIEKVPTANVEAYECYLRGRQFFHQFQKSALEFARQMFTRAIEIDPTYALAYAGLADSCSLLYTNFDASETNLRNADTASRRALELGPELAEAHVARGHAVSLSGNQAEAEAEFETAMRLNPQLFDAAYMFGRALLAQGQLERAAEMFDRAGELRPEDYVVPGLLGGAYAGLGRTADAQRAFRRQLDAASKRLQLNPDDPRALYMGGVALARLGEGARARDWASQALAINSNDATVLYNVACIFSLSGEIEEAISMLERSVGAGFGHWSWIENDSDFEPLHSHPRYQALLARKDR, via the coding sequence ATCGCCGGAGCGCTTGACTACGCGCATCGCCAGCGGGTGGTCCATCGCGACATCAAGCCCGAGAACATCATGCTTCACGAAGGTGAAGCGATGGTGATGGATTTCGGGATCGCCAAGGCGGTCAGCGTGGCCAGCGGCGACACGCTGACTCAAATGGGCATGATGGTCGGCACGCCCGCGTACGTGAGTCCGGAACAGGCCGCCGGTGAGGCCGAGATAGATGGACGGAGCGATCAGTACAGTCTGGCGTGCATGCTCTTTGAGATTCTCACGGGCACGAAGGCGTTCGAGGGATCGTCCACACAGGCTGTGTTGAGCAAGCGATTCACCGACCCTGTGCCATCTCTCAAGAAAGCCGACCTGACTGTTCCCGACGAGATAGACGAAGCGGTTACGCGCGCCCTCTCGAAAGAGCCTCGCGAGCGGTTCAACACCTCCGGCGAATTCGCCTTCAAGGGAACTACCGAAGACATCCGCCAGGTCGGAAAGAAGCTGGATGTCGCCACGGTTCTCGAGGGAAGCGTCCGCAAGGCGGGGATGAAGCTGCGCATCAACGCGCAGCTCGTGAACGTCGCCGACGGATACCAGCTCTGGTCGCAGCGATACGACCGCGACATGGAGGACGTGTTCGCGATCCAGGACGAGATCGCGCAGAACATCGTCAAGGCACTGCGGGTGATACTCAGCGAGGACGAGAAGCGCGCGATCGAGAAGGTGCCCACGGCCAACGTCGAGGCGTACGAGTGCTATTTGCGAGGCCGCCAGTTCTTCCACCAGTTCCAGAAGTCCGCGCTCGAATTTGCCCGGCAGATGTTCACGCGCGCGATCGAGATTGATCCGACGTACGCGCTGGCATACGCCGGACTCGCTGACTCCTGCTCGCTTCTCTACACGAACTTCGACGCGTCCGAGACGAACCTTCGCAACGCCGACACGGCGAGCCGCCGCGCGCTCGAGCTCGGGCCCGAGCTGGCCGAGGCTCACGTCGCGCGCGGTCACGCGGTTTCGCTGAGCGGAAACCAGGCGGAAGCGGAGGCGGAGTTCGAGACCGCGATGCGTCTCAACCCGCAGCTCTTCGACGCCGCGTACATGTTCGGTCGCGCGCTGCTCGCGCAGGGGCAGCTCGAGCGGGCGGCGGAAATGTTCGACCGCGCGGGAGAGCTTCGTCCCGAGGATTACGTCGTTCCCGGTCTGCTCGGCGGAGCATATGCGGGACTGGGCCGCACGGCCGATGCCCAGCGCGCGTTCAGGCGTCAGCTCGACGCGGCGAGCAAGCGCCTTCAGCTCAATCCTGACGACCCGAGAGCCCTCTACATGGGCGGAGTTGCCCTTGCCCGATTGGGCGAGGGAGCGCGCGCCAGGGATTGGGCCAGCCAGGCCCTCGCCATCAACTCGAACGACGCGACTGTTCTGTACAATGTCGCGTGCATCTTTTCACTCAGCGGTGAGATCGAGGAAGCGATCTCCATGCTCGAGCGCTCTGTCGGCGCGGGGTTCGGACACTGGAGCTGGATTGAGAACGACTCCGATTTCGAGCCGCTTCACAGCCATCCCCGCTACCAGGCGCTGCTCGCCCGCAAGGACCGGTAG
- a CDS encoding acyl-CoA dehydrogenase: MTTQAEVRPALTILSEEEEMFRDAVAAFVEAEVRPRVMDMERAAKIDPDLIPKYFELGLMGIEVPEQYGGADGSLFMVTLAVEEISKVDASSAILCDVQNTLVNYPISRYGSDTLKSKYLPRLTSDTVGAYALSESGSGSDAFGLAARAEKKGDKWILNGEKLWITNGHEAGIFVIFANANPSAGYKGITAFIVERDSPGFSVGKKEDKLGIRASSTVELLLDNCEVPEENVLGPVGQGYKIAIETLNEGRIGIGAQMIGVAQGALKAAVQYLNERKQFGKSLSEFQGIQFQVAQAATDLEAARLMVYNASRLKDAGRDIAREGAMAKLFSSQVCERVTSLCVELFGGYGYTKDYPAEKFYRDAKIGAIYEGTSNMQLQTIAKAVLKG; this comes from the coding sequence ATGACGACACAAGCCGAAGTGCGCCCCGCACTCACCATCCTCTCCGAAGAAGAGGAGATGTTCCGCGACGCCGTCGCGGCTTTCGTGGAAGCAGAAGTTCGCCCCCGCGTGATGGACATGGAGCGGGCGGCAAAAATAGACCCCGATCTCATCCCCAAGTACTTCGAGCTCGGCCTCATGGGCATCGAAGTGCCCGAGCAGTACGGCGGCGCCGACGGCTCGCTCTTCATGGTCACCCTCGCAGTCGAAGAGATCAGCAAGGTGGACGCTTCCTCCGCCATCCTTTGCGACGTCCAGAACACGCTCGTCAACTATCCAATCAGCCGCTACGGCTCGGATACGCTGAAGTCGAAGTACCTGCCGCGCCTCACATCGGACACGGTTGGAGCGTATGCGCTCTCCGAATCCGGCTCCGGCTCCGATGCTTTCGGACTCGCCGCGCGCGCGGAGAAGAAAGGCGACAAGTGGATCCTCAACGGCGAGAAGCTGTGGATCACCAACGGCCACGAAGCCGGGATCTTCGTCATCTTCGCCAACGCGAATCCGTCGGCCGGCTACAAGGGAATCACGGCGTTCATCGTCGAGCGCGATTCCCCCGGATTCTCCGTCGGCAAGAAGGAGGACAAGCTCGGCATCCGCGCCTCCAGCACGGTCGAGCTGCTGCTCGACAACTGCGAAGTTCCGGAGGAGAACGTGCTCGGGCCGGTCGGTCAGGGATACAAGATCGCAATCGAAACGCTCAACGAAGGCCGCATCGGCATCGGCGCGCAGATGATCGGCGTCGCACAGGGCGCACTCAAGGCCGCGGTGCAGTATCTCAACGAGCGCAAACAGTTCGGCAAGTCGCTCAGCGAGTTCCAGGGCATCCAGTTCCAGGTCGCGCAGGCCGCGACGGATCTCGAAGCCGCGCGGCTCATGGTGTACAACGCGTCGCGCCTCAAGGACGCGGGACGCGACATCGCCCGCGAAGGCGCGATGGCGAAGCTCTTCAGCTCGCAGGTCTGCGAGCGCGTAACGTCACTGTGCGTCGAGCTGTTCGGCGGGTACGGGTATACGAAGGACTACCCGGCCGAGAAGTTCTATCGCGACGCCAAGATCGGCGCGATCTATGAAGGAACCTCCAACATGCAGCTCCAGACGATCGCCAAAGCGGTCCTGAAAGGATGA
- a CDS encoding Xaa-Pro peptidase family protein yields MTSITRRCFQILAIFSTLSAIGTLAGAQIATSEYATRRAALAERLQNGILVALGSPEPEEDYISFNQNSPFRYLTGFNEPEGALVMVIRNGAIVGTPMLFVQPSDPAREVWTGHRLGLDGVKTMLGFDGRPFVSLGAVVDTLLSRDTTAVLRTVGAFNPAGPIMTRDDQIVGTLIRNHVGTKVDSANADVRALRRVKSAAEQDFIRRAVNVTVGAQRDAMRLIEPGVNEFEVQALIEYDFRRNGADRPSFSTIVGSGPNSTTLHYNADDRFIEKDDIIVMDIGASYRGYAADVTRSVPASGTFSPVQRDIYTAVRAAQASGERAAIVNGPGHAMTDSAVASLGASLTRLGLIEAPSATYDCDVSASRQCAQRLLYYMHGLGHGIGLDVHDPGSAPNNGTLVPGTAFTIEPGIYVRGNLLDIIPNTPKNQAMIAKIRPAVQKYANIGVRIEDDYMVTPAGVEWISRAPREMAEIEAIMKEKWSGPAPRDAATVEAYRSTGRRVP; encoded by the coding sequence ATGACAAGTATCACCCGACGTTGTTTCCAGATTCTCGCAATTTTCTCCACGCTCTCTGCGATTGGAACACTGGCTGGGGCGCAGATCGCCACCTCCGAGTACGCAACCCGCCGCGCCGCACTGGCAGAGCGGCTCCAGAATGGAATCCTCGTCGCACTCGGCTCCCCCGAGCCCGAAGAGGATTACATCTCGTTCAACCAGAATTCGCCGTTCAGATATCTGACCGGGTTCAACGAGCCGGAAGGCGCGCTGGTGATGGTGATCCGCAACGGCGCGATCGTTGGCACGCCGATGCTGTTCGTCCAGCCGAGCGATCCCGCGCGCGAGGTCTGGACCGGCCACCGCCTCGGCCTCGATGGCGTGAAGACGATGCTCGGCTTCGACGGCCGCCCGTTCGTATCGCTCGGCGCCGTTGTGGATACGCTGCTCTCACGAGACACGACCGCCGTTCTCCGCACAGTCGGCGCCTTCAACCCGGCGGGTCCGATCATGACGCGCGACGACCAGATCGTCGGCACCCTGATCAGGAATCACGTCGGGACGAAGGTCGATTCCGCCAACGCCGATGTGAGAGCCCTCCGCCGCGTGAAGTCAGCGGCCGAGCAGGACTTCATTCGCCGAGCGGTCAACGTCACAGTCGGGGCGCAGCGCGACGCCATGCGGCTCATCGAGCCGGGGGTGAACGAGTTCGAGGTGCAGGCGCTGATCGAGTACGACTTCCGTCGAAATGGCGCGGATCGCCCATCGTTCTCGACGATCGTGGGATCGGGACCGAATTCGACGACCCTGCACTACAACGCCGACGACCGCTTCATCGAGAAGGACGACATCATCGTCATGGATATCGGAGCGTCTTACCGCGGCTACGCGGCCGACGTTACGCGATCGGTCCCGGCGAGCGGAACTTTCTCTCCCGTTCAGCGCGACATCTATACCGCCGTCCGGGCAGCGCAGGCATCCGGGGAGCGCGCGGCGATAGTCAACGGGCCAGGACACGCAATGACCGACTCGGCCGTTGCGTCACTCGGCGCATCGCTTACGCGGCTCGGTCTCATCGAAGCCCCCAGCGCGACGTATGACTGCGACGTTTCGGCGAGCCGTCAGTGCGCGCAACGCTTGCTCTACTACATGCACGGCCTCGGACACGGGATCGGACTCGACGTCCACGATCCCGGCTCGGCGCCGAACAACGGCACGCTCGTTCCGGGCACCGCATTCACCATCGAGCCGGGCATCTATGTGCGCGGCAATCTGCTCGACATCATCCCCAACACGCCGAAGAATCAGGCGATGATCGCGAAGATCCGCCCCGCCGTGCAGAAGTACGCCAATATCGGCGTGCGCATCGAGGACGACTACATGGTCACGCCGGCAGGCGTCGAGTGGATCTCGCGCGCGCCGCGGGAAATGGCCGAGATCGAGGCGATCATGAAGGAGAAGTGGAGCGGCCCCGCGCCGCGCGACGCCGCTACTGTTGAAGCGTACCGGTCAACAGGCCGTCGCGTACCCTGA